One stretch of Musicola paradisiaca NCPPB 2511 DNA includes these proteins:
- a CDS encoding beta/alpha barrel domain-containing protein, with product MMTHFEQTTLAERCASLPLQRTDSQQGRLVQAEQLGSTAFRQDYGVKYAYASGAMYQGIASRQLVVAMAQAGMMSFFGSGGLSLRVLEEAILGIQSDLSGESFGMNMLADYDFPEKEMQRIELFLTHGIRFIEAAAYIAMTPALVRYRLSGVHRGEDQRIMIPNTLMAKVSRPEVAEIFACPAPPELVAQLCQQGVITQQEAELAPWVPMAQDICVESDSAGHTDQGNAYVLFPAISRLCRDISARQRYPKPIRIGAAGGDRYSRSGDGGLYAWR from the coding sequence ATGATGACACATTTTGAACAAACGACGCTGGCTGAACGTTGCGCCAGTCTGCCCCTTCAGAGGACAGACAGCCAGCAAGGGCGGCTTGTTCAGGCCGAACAGTTGGGAAGTACGGCGTTTCGTCAGGATTATGGGGTTAAATATGCCTATGCCAGTGGTGCGATGTATCAGGGGATTGCTTCCCGCCAGTTGGTGGTGGCGATGGCGCAAGCCGGAATGATGAGTTTTTTCGGTTCAGGCGGTTTGAGTCTTCGTGTTTTGGAGGAGGCGATTTTAGGGATTCAATCTGATTTGAGCGGAGAATCGTTCGGCATGAATATGCTGGCGGATTATGATTTTCCTGAAAAGGAAATGCAGCGGATTGAATTGTTTCTGACCCACGGTATTCGTTTTATTGAAGCGGCTGCCTATATTGCGATGACCCCGGCGTTGGTTCGTTATCGGTTGAGTGGTGTTCATCGGGGGGAAGACCAACGAATTATGATCCCCAATACGCTGATGGCAAAAGTGTCGCGCCCCGAAGTCGCGGAAATTTTTGCTTGTCCGGCGCCGCCTGAGCTGGTTGCCCAACTCTGTCAGCAAGGGGTGATTACCCAGCAGGAGGCTGAGCTGGCTCCCTGGGTGCCAATGGCTCAGGACATCTGCGTCGAGTCTGATTCGGCAGGTCACACCGATCAGGGTAATGCTTATGTCCTGTTTCCGGCAATATCCCGGCTTTGCCGGGATATTTCGGCCCGGCAGCGATACCCAAAGCCAATCAGGATCGGTGCCGCAGGGGGGGATCGGTACTCCAGAAGCGGTGATGGCGGCCTTTATGCTTGGCGCTGA
- a CDS encoding beta/alpha barrel domain-containing protein yields MAAFMLGADFIVTGSVNQCSVEAATSDEVKDLLQSINIQDTDYAPAGDMFEQGAKVQVLRRGVFFPSRANKLYQLYQQYASLEEIPQVVKKQLEDKYFKRPISDVWKEVRQYYQANRPQMLMKIEEHPKRKMAAIFRWYFAYSSRLALAGDQENKVDYQVHCGPALGAFNQWVKGSVYESWRARHVNEIGEMLMQEAASMLSRQIGLITSHSLSS; encoded by the coding sequence ATGGCGGCCTTTATGCTTGGCGCTGATTTTATTGTCACCGGTTCGGTGAATCAGTGCTCAGTGGAAGCGGCTACCAGCGATGAGGTGAAAGATTTACTGCAAAGTATCAATATTCAGGATACCGATTATGCCCCGGCCGGCGATATGTTTGAACAAGGCGCCAAAGTTCAGGTGCTCAGGCGAGGGGTGTTTTTCCCCTCGCGGGCGAATAAACTTTATCAGCTTTATCAACAGTATGCTTCGCTGGAAGAGATACCTCAGGTCGTTAAAAAGCAGCTTGAAGACAAGTATTTTAAGCGCCCGATATCCGATGTCTGGAAAGAAGTCAGGCAATATTATCAGGCGAACCGTCCCCAGATGTTGATGAAAATAGAAGAGCATCCCAAACGTAAAATGGCAGCGATATTTCGTTGGTATTTTGCCTATAGCTCGCGCCTGGCGCTGGCTGGCGATCAGGAAAACAAAGTCGATTATCAGGTACATTGCGGGCCGGCGTTGGGGGCTTTCAATCAATGGGTGAAAGGCTCTGTCTATGAAAGCTGGCGTGCTCGCCATGTCAATGAAATCGGGGAAATGTTGATGCAGGAAGCCGCATCAATGTTGTCACGACAAATCGGGTTGATAAC